A single Micromonospora sp. CCTCC AA 2012012 DNA region contains:
- a CDS encoding CG0192-related protein: MALLHRAEISPTKLELLAAWLPGRRWFHGPAGAEVVRVAAFRFDDPAGEVGIETMLVRAGDGPVHQVPLTYRGAPLAGADGWLVGTTHHSVLGERWVYDGCGDPVYVAALAEAILAGTGQSAEFFEVDGERRYREPSMTVTGTGGGGAPAVGAPRRVVDADPALILTDTVELVVRRRLDDEEERVGVAALTGAWPGRATPTPLAYAVPR; the protein is encoded by the coding sequence ATGGCGTTGCTGCACCGGGCGGAGATCAGCCCCACCAAGCTCGAACTCCTGGCGGCGTGGCTGCCGGGCCGGCGCTGGTTCCACGGGCCGGCGGGCGCCGAGGTGGTCCGGGTGGCGGCCTTCCGCTTCGACGACCCGGCGGGCGAGGTCGGGATCGAGACGATGCTGGTCCGCGCCGGGGACGGGCCGGTGCACCAGGTGCCGCTGACCTATCGCGGGGCGCCGCTGGCGGGGGCCGACGGCTGGCTGGTCGGCACCACCCACCACTCGGTGCTGGGTGAGCGCTGGGTCTACGACGGCTGCGGCGACCCGGTCTACGTGGCGGCGCTGGCGGAGGCCATCCTCGCCGGCACCGGCCAGTCGGCGGAGTTCTTCGAGGTCGACGGCGAGCGCCGCTACCGCGAGCCGAGCATGACCGTCACCGGCACCGGTGGGGGCGGGGCCCCCGCGGTGGGCGCGCCCCGCCGGGTGGTGGACGCCGACCCCGCGCTGATCCTGACCGACACCGTCGAACTGGTCGTCCGGCGTCGCCTGGACGACGAGGAGGAGCGGGTCGGCGTCGCCGCGCTGACCGGCGCCTGGCCGGGCCGCGCCACGCCGACGCCCCTGGCGTACGCCGTCCCGCGCTGA
- a CDS encoding aldo/keto reductase: MAVTTRTLGRSGIEVSALGMGCWAIGGPWAEAGRPLGWGAVDDEESVRAVRRALELGVNFFDTADTYGAGHGERILGRALAGRRDEAVIATKWGYTFDEVTREATGEDASPAYLRRAVTDSLRRLGTDRIDLYQLHLGDLPVPRVEALVGTLEELVADGLVRAYGWSTDRADRAAAFGQLAPGASVVQHGLSVLRDAPAMLAVCDKHDLASVARGPLGMGLLTGKYGTDSTLPRDDIRGTAPTWLEWFRSGRPAPEWLRRVAAVRGALTADGRTLAQGALGWIWARSDRAVPIPGARTVAQVEENAAALARGPLAPDHFAEVERQLAALRTAALRDADRPHWPMPPVPTARP, translated from the coding sequence ATGGCAGTCACCACGCGGACGTTGGGCCGCAGCGGTATCGAGGTCAGCGCGCTCGGCATGGGCTGCTGGGCGATCGGTGGACCGTGGGCGGAGGCCGGCCGGCCGCTCGGCTGGGGCGCGGTCGACGACGAGGAGTCGGTCCGCGCGGTACGCCGGGCGCTGGAGCTCGGGGTGAACTTCTTCGACACCGCCGACACGTACGGGGCGGGGCACGGCGAGCGGATCCTCGGCCGGGCGCTCGCCGGCCGCCGCGACGAGGCGGTGATCGCCACCAAGTGGGGTTACACCTTCGACGAGGTCACCCGGGAGGCGACCGGCGAGGACGCCTCCCCGGCGTACCTGCGCCGGGCGGTGACCGACTCGCTGCGCCGGCTGGGCACCGACCGGATCGACCTCTATCAGCTGCACCTGGGGGACCTGCCGGTGCCCCGGGTCGAGGCGCTGGTCGGCACGCTGGAGGAGCTGGTCGCCGACGGGCTGGTCCGGGCGTACGGCTGGAGCACCGACCGGGCCGACCGGGCGGCCGCGTTCGGTCAGCTCGCCCCCGGTGCCAGTGTCGTGCAGCACGGCCTGTCGGTGCTGCGGGACGCGCCGGCCATGCTGGCGGTCTGCGACAAGCACGACCTGGCCAGTGTGGCCCGGGGCCCGCTCGGGATGGGCCTGCTCACCGGCAAGTACGGCACCGACTCCACGTTGCCCCGCGACGACATCCGGGGGACCGCGCCGACCTGGCTGGAGTGGTTCCGCAGCGGCCGGCCCGCGCCGGAGTGGCTGCGTCGGGTGGCCGCCGTGCGGGGTGCGCTCACCGCCGACGGTCGGACCCTCGCCCAGGGCGCGCTGGGGTGGATCTGGGCGCGCAGCGACCGCGCCGTCCCGATCCCCGGCGCCCGTACGGTCGCCCAGGTCGAGGAGAACGCCGCCGCGCTGGCCCGGGGCCCGCTAGCCCCTGACCACTTCGCCGAGGTGGAACGCCAACTCGCCGCGCTCCGCACCGCCGCCCTCCGCGACGCCGACCGCCCCCACTGGCCCATGCCCCCCGTCCCCACCGCCCGCCCCTGA
- a CDS encoding phosphatidylinositol mannoside acyltransferase, whose protein sequence is MNLTELGYVAGWRLVRALPRPVVAAAFRAGADRAARRPGGGTARLRANLRRVVGPELPEAELDALVRRGLRSYARYWLEAFRLPALSRRQILDGFRLDGAELLAADVAAGRGAVVALPHAGNWDAAGAWVAATGWPITTVAERLRPEGLYERFLAFRQGLGMEILPTHGGDRPAFDVLVDRLRSGAVVPLLADRDLSARGIEVDFFGGRTRMPAGPALLAIRTGAPLYVASLWYEPETARAAIEGPLELPDPASGPLDQRVRVLTQRIADGLAAGIARHPEDWHMLQRMWLDQRAATDGGVPATPPATTGTI, encoded by the coding sequence GTGAACCTCACCGAGCTCGGCTACGTCGCCGGTTGGCGCCTGGTCCGCGCGCTGCCCCGGCCCGTGGTGGCCGCGGCCTTCCGGGCGGGCGCCGACCGCGCCGCCCGGCGCCCCGGCGGGGGTACGGCCCGCCTGCGCGCCAACCTGCGTCGGGTGGTCGGCCCGGAGCTGCCCGAGGCCGAGCTGGACGCGCTGGTCAGGCGAGGCCTGCGCTCGTACGCCCGCTACTGGCTGGAGGCGTTCCGGCTGCCCGCGCTGAGCCGCCGGCAGATCCTCGACGGGTTCCGCCTCGACGGGGCGGAGCTGCTCGCCGCCGACGTGGCGGCGGGTCGGGGCGCGGTGGTGGCGCTGCCGCACGCCGGCAACTGGGACGCCGCGGGCGCCTGGGTGGCGGCCACCGGCTGGCCGATCACCACGGTCGCCGAGCGGCTCAGGCCGGAGGGCCTCTACGAGCGGTTCCTCGCCTTCCGGCAGGGTCTCGGCATGGAGATCCTGCCCACCCACGGTGGTGACCGGCCGGCCTTCGACGTGCTGGTGGACCGGCTGCGCTCGGGCGCGGTGGTGCCGCTGCTGGCCGACCGGGACCTCTCCGCCCGGGGCATCGAGGTGGACTTCTTCGGTGGCCGTACCCGGATGCCGGCCGGGCCGGCCCTGCTGGCGATCCGCACCGGCGCCCCGCTCTACGTCGCCTCCCTCTGGTACGAGCCGGAGACCGCCCGCGCCGCCATCGAGGGGCCGCTGGAGCTGCCCGACCCGGCCAGCGGGCCGCTGGACCAGCGGGTCCGGGTGCTGACCCAGCGGATTGCCGACGGTCTGGCGGCGGGCATCGCCCGGCATCCGGAAGACTGGCACATGTTGCAGCGGATGTGGCTGGACCAGCGGGCGGCCACCGACGGCGGTGTCCCGGCGACACCGCCGGCCACCACCGGGACGATCTGA
- a CDS encoding glycosyltransferase family 4 protein, giving the protein MRIGIVCPYSFDVPGGVQNHVMDLAEALLGLGHEVSVLAPADEESTLPPYVVSAGRAVPLPYNGSVARIAFGPVSTARVRRWITRGDFDVLHVHEPLTPSLSMLAVLCSRGPVVATFHTAMTRSRVLSAAQGLLQILLERITARIAVSALARKVQVEHMDGGAVEIPNGVTVAKFAGVEPLPGWPGECGPGSGGTLGFLGRFTEPRKGFPILRDAFVALAPHRPGLRLLVAGPGDRDDLFDRFPAPLRDRVTFLGLVSEADKARMLRSVHLYVAPNTGGESFGMILTEALAAGTTVVASDLDAFRRVLDGGRAGRLFPTGDAGALGTVLAELLDDTDQRAALTACGDQVVANFDWPVVARRVLEVYAAAIEATDGRVIDQEWVGLG; this is encoded by the coding sequence GTGCGGATCGGCATCGTGTGCCCGTACTCCTTCGACGTCCCGGGCGGGGTGCAGAACCACGTCATGGACCTGGCCGAGGCGCTGCTCGGACTGGGGCACGAGGTCAGCGTCCTCGCCCCCGCCGACGAGGAGTCGACGCTCCCGCCGTACGTGGTGTCGGCGGGGCGGGCGGTGCCGCTGCCGTACAACGGGTCGGTGGCCCGGATCGCGTTCGGGCCGGTCTCCACGGCCCGGGTGCGGCGGTGGATCACCCGGGGCGACTTCGACGTGCTGCACGTGCACGAGCCGCTGACGCCCAGCCTGTCGATGCTCGCCGTGCTCTGCTCGCGGGGCCCGGTGGTGGCGACCTTCCACACCGCGATGACCCGGTCCCGGGTGCTGTCGGCGGCGCAGGGGCTGTTGCAGATCCTGCTGGAGCGGATCACCGCCCGGATCGCGGTGAGCGCGCTCGCCCGCAAGGTGCAGGTCGAGCACATGGACGGCGGGGCGGTGGAGATCCCGAACGGGGTGACCGTGGCGAAGTTCGCCGGGGTCGAGCCGTTGCCCGGCTGGCCGGGGGAGTGCGGCCCGGGCAGCGGCGGCACGCTCGGCTTCCTGGGCCGGTTCACCGAGCCGCGCAAGGGCTTCCCGATCCTGCGGGACGCCTTCGTCGCGCTCGCCCCGCACCGGCCGGGGCTGCGGCTGCTGGTGGCGGGGCCCGGTGACCGGGACGACCTGTTCGACCGGTTCCCGGCGCCGCTGCGGGACCGGGTCACCTTCCTCGGCCTGGTCTCCGAGGCGGACAAGGCGCGCATGCTGCGCAGCGTGCACCTGTACGTGGCGCCGAACACCGGCGGGGAGTCGTTCGGGATGATCCTCACCGAGGCGCTCGCCGCCGGCACCACCGTGGTGGCGAGTGACCTGGACGCGTTCCGCCGGGTGCTCGACGGTGGTCGGGCCGGTCGGCTCTTCCCGACCGGGGACGCGGGCGCGCTGGGTACCGTCCTGGCGGAGCTGCTCGACGACACCGACCAGCGGGCGGCGCTGACCGCCTGCGGGGACCAGGTGGTGGCGAATTTCGACTGGCCCGTGGTCGCCCGCCGGGTCCTGGAGGTGTACGCGGCGGCGATCGAGGCCACCGACGGCCGGGTCATCGACCAGGAATGGGTGGGGCTGGGCTGA
- a CDS encoding permease prefix domain 1-containing protein, translating into MTSLTDRYLAATLRTVPPQRRDDIAGELRASIRDMVDDRVGTGQDPATAERAVLTELGPPDLLAARYTDRVLHLIGPTYYLIWWNLLRRLLTWIPATVGVVAGTVHAVTSDAPGGAVGTGISAAIQTAAQIGFWTTLVFAVLERTHTPLALPAWTPDRLGEVPVERDARLPETCAAVVMLVLLGGFLVAQHFRSWVVGPDGRDTPLLDPALWSAWLPALIGVVLLGAAFEIVKYRVGRWSWPLFGARVALDVAFWLPVLWLLRTDRLLNPALMRQVEWFRDAGNVDTLVDIVTAGAVLVLIWGIAAAGIRTYLADR; encoded by the coding sequence ATGACCTCGCTGACCGACCGCTATCTCGCCGCGACCCTGCGCACCGTGCCGCCACAGCGGCGCGACGACATCGCCGGCGAGCTGCGCGCCTCCATCCGGGACATGGTCGACGACCGGGTCGGCACCGGGCAGGACCCGGCGACAGCCGAGCGGGCGGTGCTCACCGAGCTGGGGCCGCCCGACCTGCTCGCCGCCCGCTACACCGACCGGGTGCTGCACCTGATCGGTCCCACCTACTACCTGATCTGGTGGAACCTGCTGCGCCGGCTGCTCACCTGGATCCCGGCGACGGTGGGCGTGGTGGCCGGGACGGTCCACGCGGTGACCTCCGACGCGCCCGGAGGCGCGGTCGGCACCGGGATCAGCGCCGCCATCCAGACCGCGGCGCAGATCGGCTTCTGGACGACGCTGGTCTTCGCCGTGCTGGAGCGCACCCACACGCCGCTGGCGCTGCCCGCCTGGACCCCGGACCGGCTCGGTGAGGTGCCGGTCGAGCGGGACGCGCGGCTCCCCGAGACCTGCGCCGCGGTGGTGATGCTCGTGCTGCTCGGCGGGTTCCTGGTGGCGCAGCACTTCCGCTCCTGGGTCGTCGGGCCGGACGGACGGGACACCCCACTGCTCGACCCGGCACTGTGGAGCGCCTGGCTGCCCGCGCTGATCGGTGTGGTGCTGCTCGGTGCCGCCTTCGAGATCGTCAAGTACCGGGTCGGGCGCTGGAGCTGGCCGCTGTTCGGCGCGCGGGTCGCCCTCGACGTGGCCTTCTGGCTGCCGGTGCTGTGGCTGCTGCGCACCGACCGGCTGCTCAACCCGGCACTGATGCGGCAGGTCGAGTGGTTCCGCGACGCCGGCAACGTCGACACCCTGGTCGACATCGTCACCGCCGGGGCGGTCCTGGTGCTGATCTGGGGCATCGCCGCGGCCGGGATCAGGACGTACCTCGCCGACCGCTGA
- a CDS encoding elongation factor G-like protein EF-G2, producing the protein MAQKNQEKGVTGGAPVVTEPGRVRNVVLVGHSGAGKTTLVEALLAASGTIGRAGTVTDGTTVCDHDPAAVRQQRSVSLACAPLVHADVKVNLLDTPGYGDFVGELRAGLRAADAALFVVSAVDGMDAATAALWEECAAVDMPRAVAVTRLDHPRADFDESVALCQRVFGDNVLPLHLPMLGDDGESVAGLLGLITRRVFDYTGGLPAEIREPDPEHLPAIQEARDELIEGIIAESEDETLMDRYLGGEEIDTEVLVTDLEKAVARGHFYPVVPVCAATGVGLDVLLDGLVSAFPSPLEHELPEITGVDGSPRPPLECDPAGPLVAEVVKTTVDRHVGRVSLVRVFSGTLRPDQVVHVSGHGMAERGHPDHDADERVGHIYTPLGATLREVTACVAGDLCAITKSGSAETGDTISARDEPLLIAPWEMPEPLLPVAIVAKSRADEDALARNLGRLVAGDPTLRLERNPETHQLVLWCMGEAHADVVLDRLRAGGVELDTEPVRVALRETLTAAATGHGRHVKQSGGHGQYAVCDIEVEPLPRGAGFEFVDKVVGGAVPHNYIPSVEKGVRAQMERGLVAGFPVVDLRVTLVDGKAHSVDSSDAAFQTAGALALRDAAEKGQPALLEPVDEVTVRVPDPSVGAVMGDLSGRRGRVLGTEPDPDAEGRTLVRAEVPATELLRYAVELRSMTAGAGTFRREFARYDPMPTHLADQARKEHPTHP; encoded by the coding sequence ATGGCGCAGAAAAATCAGGAGAAGGGTGTCACCGGCGGAGCGCCGGTGGTGACCGAGCCCGGCAGGGTCCGCAACGTGGTGCTCGTGGGGCACTCCGGCGCCGGCAAGACCACGCTGGTCGAGGCGCTGCTCGCGGCGAGCGGCACGATCGGCCGGGCGGGCACCGTCACCGACGGCACCACGGTCTGCGACCACGATCCGGCGGCGGTCCGCCAGCAGCGCTCGGTGAGCCTGGCCTGCGCCCCGCTGGTGCACGCCGACGTCAAGGTCAACCTCCTGGACACCCCCGGCTACGGCGACTTCGTCGGCGAGCTGCGCGCCGGCCTGCGGGCCGCCGACGCCGCGCTCTTCGTGGTCTCCGCGGTCGACGGGATGGACGCCGCCACCGCCGCCCTCTGGGAGGAGTGCGCCGCCGTCGACATGCCCCGTGCCGTCGCGGTGACCCGGCTCGACCACCCGCGCGCCGACTTCGACGAGTCGGTGGCGCTCTGCCAGCGGGTCTTCGGCGACAACGTGCTGCCGCTGCACCTGCCGATGCTCGGCGACGACGGGGAGTCGGTCGCCGGCCTGCTGGGCCTGATCACCCGGCGGGTCTTCGACTACACCGGCGGGCTGCCGGCCGAGATCCGGGAACCCGACCCGGAGCACCTGCCGGCCATCCAGGAGGCCCGCGACGAGCTGATCGAGGGGATCATCGCCGAGAGCGAGGACGAGACCCTGATGGACCGCTACCTCGGCGGCGAGGAGATCGACACCGAGGTGCTGGTCACCGACCTGGAGAAGGCGGTCGCCCGGGGGCACTTCTATCCGGTGGTGCCGGTCTGCGCGGCGACCGGCGTGGGCCTGGACGTGCTGCTGGACGGCCTGGTGTCGGCCTTCCCCTCCCCGCTGGAGCACGAGCTGCCGGAGATCACCGGGGTGGACGGCTCACCCCGCCCGCCGCTGGAGTGCGACCCGGCCGGCCCGCTGGTGGCCGAGGTGGTCAAGACCACCGTCGACCGGCACGTCGGCCGGGTCTCCCTGGTCCGGGTCTTCTCCGGCACGCTCCGTCCCGACCAGGTCGTCCACGTCTCCGGTCACGGGATGGCCGAGCGCGGGCACCCCGACCACGACGCCGACGAGCGGGTCGGGCACATCTACACGCCGCTCGGCGCGACGCTGCGCGAGGTGACCGCCTGCGTGGCCGGCGACCTGTGCGCGATCACCAAGTCGGGCAGCGCGGAGACCGGTGACACCATCTCCGCCAGGGACGAGCCGCTGCTCATCGCCCCCTGGGAGATGCCCGAGCCGCTGCTGCCGGTGGCGATCGTGGCGAAGAGCCGGGCCGACGAGGACGCGCTCGCCCGGAACCTGGGCCGGTTGGTCGCCGGGGACCCGACGTTGCGGCTGGAGCGCAACCCGGAGACCCACCAGCTGGTGCTCTGGTGCATGGGTGAGGCGCACGCCGACGTGGTGCTCGACCGGCTGCGGGCCGGCGGCGTCGAGCTGGACACCGAGCCGGTACGGGTGGCGCTGCGCGAGACCCTGACCGCCGCCGCCACGGGGCACGGCCGGCACGTCAAGCAGTCCGGCGGCCACGGCCAGTACGCCGTCTGCGACATCGAGGTCGAGCCGCTGCCGCGCGGCGCCGGCTTCGAGTTCGTCGACAAGGTCGTCGGCGGTGCGGTGCCGCACAACTACATCCCGTCGGTGGAGAAGGGCGTCCGGGCGCAGATGGAGCGCGGCCTGGTCGCCGGGTTCCCGGTGGTGGACCTGCGGGTGACCCTCGTCGACGGCAAGGCGCACAGCGTGGACTCCTCCGACGCGGCCTTCCAGACCGCCGGGGCCCTCGCGCTGCGCGACGCCGCCGAGAAGGGGCAGCCGGCCCTGCTGGAGCCGGTCGACGAGGTGACCGTCCGGGTGCCCGACCCTTCGGTCGGCGCGGTGATGGGCGACCTCTCCGGCCGGCGGGGCCGCGTGCTCGGCACCGAACCGGACCCGGACGCGGAGGGCCGCACCCTGGTCCGGGCCGAGGTGCCCGCCACCGAGCTGCTCCGCTACGCCGTCGAGCTGCGCTCGATGACCGCCGGCGCCGGCACCTTCCGCCGCGAGTTCGCCCGCTACGACCCGATGCCCACCCACCTCGCCGACCAGGCCCGCAAGGAACACCCCACCCACCCCTGA
- the pgsA gene encoding phosphatidylinositol phosphate synthase gives MAKIFQVTARAGMTRVVEPVARGLLRAGVSPNAVTVTGTVGVLVGALGFGARGHLVAGALIVTFFALTDLLDGTMARMSGGSTRFGAFLDSSMDRIADSAVFGAVAYWLATQGDHAGTAAALICLAAGGLVSYVKARAEGLGMTCNVGIAERTERLLIVGVGGLLTGFGVPLALEIALWLLAAVSIFTVGQRMAHVYRQAQLVGRE, from the coding sequence ATGGCGAAGATCTTCCAAGTGACGGCCCGCGCGGGGATGACCCGCGTCGTGGAGCCGGTCGCGCGCGGACTGCTCCGCGCGGGTGTGTCCCCCAACGCGGTCACCGTGACCGGCACCGTCGGCGTGCTCGTCGGCGCCCTCGGCTTCGGCGCCCGCGGCCACCTGGTCGCCGGAGCGCTGATCGTCACGTTCTTCGCGCTGACCGACCTGCTCGACGGGACGATGGCCCGGATGAGCGGCGGGTCGACGCGGTTCGGCGCGTTCCTCGACTCGAGCATGGACCGGATCGCCGACAGCGCCGTCTTCGGCGCGGTCGCGTACTGGCTGGCCACCCAGGGTGACCACGCCGGGACGGCCGCCGCGCTGATCTGCCTGGCCGCCGGCGGGCTGGTCTCCTACGTCAAGGCCCGCGCCGAAGGACTCGGCATGACCTGCAACGTGGGCATCGCCGAGCGCACCGAGCGGCTGCTCATCGTCGGGGTGGGCGGTCTGCTCACCGGCTTCGGTGTGCCGCTGGCCCTGGAGATCGCGCTCTGGCTGCTGGCCGCCGTCTCGATCTTCACGGTCGGGCAGCGGATGGCCCACGTGTACCGGCAGGCCCAGCTGGTCGGCCGGGAGTGA
- the pdxT gene encoding pyridoxal 5'-phosphate synthase glutaminase subunit PdxT, whose amino-acid sequence MTAPVIGVLALQGDVREHLAALAGAGADARPVRRPVELDAVDGLVIPGGESTTISKLADIFEMREPIDKRIAGGMPVYGSCAGMIMLADEVLDGRPDQRGFAGIGMTVRRNAFGRQVDSFEAAVEITGVEGEPFHAVFIRAPWVERVGPGVEVLGRVTDGPATDRIVAVRQGNLLATSFHPELTGDLRLHRLFVDLVRAAS is encoded by the coding sequence GTGACGGCACCCGTCATCGGCGTGCTCGCCCTGCAGGGCGACGTCCGGGAGCACCTGGCCGCCCTGGCCGGCGCCGGCGCGGACGCCCGCCCGGTCCGCCGCCCGGTCGAGCTGGACGCCGTCGACGGCCTGGTCATCCCCGGCGGCGAGTCCACCACGATCAGCAAGCTCGCCGACATCTTCGAGATGCGGGAGCCGATCGACAAGCGGATCGCCGGCGGCATGCCGGTCTACGGCTCCTGCGCCGGCATGATCATGCTGGCCGACGAGGTGCTCGACGGCCGCCCCGACCAGCGCGGCTTCGCCGGCATCGGGATGACCGTCCGGCGCAACGCGTTCGGCCGGCAGGTCGACTCGTTCGAGGCCGCGGTGGAGATCACCGGGGTCGAGGGGGAGCCGTTCCACGCCGTCTTCATCCGCGCGCCCTGGGTCGAGCGGGTGGGGCCGGGCGTCGAGGTGCTGGGCCGGGTCACCGACGGTCCCGCCACCGACCGGATCGTCGCGGTCCGGCAGGGCAACCTGCTGGCCACCTCGTTCCACCCGGAACTCACCGGTGACCTGCGGCTGCACCGACTCTTCGTGGACCTGGTGCGGGCCGCGTCCTGA
- a CDS encoding TetR/AcrR family transcriptional regulator C-terminal domain-containing protein produces the protein MSVIWERPEPIRRHQPPLDRPTIVAAACALADAGGLDAVTLRGVATRLGVLPMRLYRHLDSRDDLLDLMADAVCGEIVLPEPALGDWRARLRALAAATVAVARRHPWYVPLLGSRAQDGPHGLAYSEWLFTALDRPGLPPATLMHAANTFLGYLVGQVHLELLQVPVGAAAHVPSPERLRYLARAVGDGRHPTLERLFTSGCQLDAIEAFDAGLEIVLDGIAAQLG, from the coding sequence ATGAGCGTCATCTGGGAACGCCCCGAGCCGATCCGGCGCCACCAGCCCCCGCTGGACCGCCCGACGATCGTCGCCGCGGCGTGCGCCCTCGCCGACGCGGGAGGCCTGGACGCGGTCACCCTGCGCGGCGTGGCGACCCGGCTGGGCGTACTCCCGATGCGGCTCTACCGGCACCTCGACTCCCGGGACGACCTGCTCGACCTGATGGCCGACGCGGTCTGCGGCGAGATCGTGCTGCCCGAGCCGGCCCTGGGGGACTGGCGGGCGCGGCTGCGCGCCCTGGCCGCCGCCACGGTCGCCGTGGCCCGCCGTCATCCCTGGTACGTCCCGCTGCTCGGCAGCCGCGCCCAGGACGGCCCGCACGGCCTGGCGTACTCGGAATGGCTCTTCACCGCCCTGGACCGGCCCGGCCTGCCGCCGGCGACGCTGATGCACGCCGCCAACACCTTCCTCGGCTATCTGGTCGGGCAGGTGCACCTGGAGCTGCTCCAGGTGCCGGTCGGCGCGGCGGCGCACGTGCCGTCGCCGGAGCGGCTGCGGTACCTGGCCCGGGCGGTCGGCGACGGTCGACACCCGACCCTGGAGCGGCTCTTCACCTCGGGCTGCCAGCTGGACGCGATCGAGGCGTTCGACGCCGGCCTGGAGATCGTCCTCGACGGCATCGCGGCGCAGCTCGGCTGA
- the pdxS gene encoding pyridoxal 5'-phosphate synthase lyase subunit PdxS, which yields MPESTSPNSDATPVIGTARVKRGMAEMLKGGVIMDVVTPEQAKIAEDAGAVAVMALERVPADIRAQGGVSRMSDPDMIDGIIEAVSIPVMAKARIGHFVEAQVLQSLGVDYVDESEVLTPADYANHIDKWKFTVPFVCGATNLGEALRRITEGAAMIRSKGEAGTGDVSNATMHMRRIRQEIARLSALPADELFVAAKELQAPYELVKEVAETGKLPVVLFTAGGIATPADAAMMMQLGAEGVFVGSGIFKSGNPAQRAAAIVKATTFHDDPDVLAKVSRGLGEAMVGINVDEIPQPHRLAERGW from the coding sequence GTGCCCGAATCCACCTCCCCGAACTCCGACGCCACGCCCGTGATCGGCACCGCCCGCGTCAAGCGGGGCATGGCCGAGATGCTCAAGGGCGGCGTGATCATGGACGTGGTCACCCCCGAGCAGGCGAAGATCGCCGAGGACGCCGGCGCCGTGGCCGTCATGGCGCTGGAGCGGGTGCCCGCCGACATCCGCGCCCAGGGCGGGGTGTCCCGGATGAGCGACCCCGACATGATCGACGGGATCATCGAGGCCGTCTCGATCCCGGTGATGGCCAAGGCGCGGATCGGCCACTTCGTCGAGGCGCAGGTCCTCCAGTCGCTCGGGGTGGACTACGTCGACGAGTCCGAGGTGTTGACCCCGGCCGACTACGCCAACCACATCGACAAGTGGAAGTTCACCGTCCCCTTCGTCTGCGGCGCGACCAACCTGGGCGAGGCGCTGCGTCGGATCACCGAGGGCGCGGCCATGATCCGCTCCAAGGGCGAGGCCGGCACCGGTGACGTCTCCAACGCCACGATGCACATGCGGAGGATCCGGCAGGAGATCGCCCGGCTGTCCGCGCTGCCGGCCGACGAGCTCTTCGTCGCCGCGAAGGAACTCCAGGCGCCGTACGAGCTGGTCAAGGAGGTCGCCGAGACCGGCAAGCTGCCCGTGGTGCTCTTCACCGCCGGTGGCATCGCCACCCCGGCCGACGCCGCGATGATGATGCAGCTCGGCGCCGAGGGCGTCTTCGTCGGCTCCGGCATCTTCAAGTCCGGCAATCCGGCCCAGCGGGCCGCCGCGATCGTCAAGGCCACCACCTTCCACGACGACCCGGACGTGCTGGCCAAGGTCTCCCGTGGGCTGGGCGAGGCGATGGTCGGCATCAACGTCGACGAGATCCCGCAGCCCCACCGGTTGGCCGAGCGCGGCTGGTGA
- a CDS encoding YebC/PmpR family DNA-binding transcriptional regulator, with protein sequence MSGHSKWATTKHKKAVIDAKRGKMFAKLIKNVEVAARTGGGDPAGNPTLYDAIQKAKKNSVPNDNIDRAVKRGSGLEAGGADWQTIMYEGYGPNGVAMLIECLTDNRNRAATEVRTALTRNGGSLADAGSVSYMFSRKGVVIVPKAGTSEDDVMMAVLDAGAEEVNDLGEAYEVVSEPTDLIGVRTALQDAGIEYESAESSLIPSMNVPLDADGARKVFKLIDVLEDCDDVQNVYANFDVSDEVMAAVDA encoded by the coding sequence ATGTCCGGCCACTCAAAGTGGGCGACCACCAAGCACAAGAAGGCCGTGATCGACGCCAAGCGCGGCAAGATGTTCGCCAAGCTGATCAAGAACGTCGAGGTCGCGGCCCGGACCGGCGGTGGTGACCCGGCGGGCAACCCGACGCTCTACGACGCCATCCAGAAGGCCAAGAAGAACTCCGTCCCGAACGACAACATCGACCGGGCGGTCAAGCGCGGCTCCGGCCTGGAGGCCGGCGGCGCCGACTGGCAGACCATCATGTACGAGGGTTACGGCCCGAACGGCGTCGCCATGCTCATCGAGTGCCTCACCGACAACCGCAACCGGGCGGCGACCGAGGTGCGTACCGCGCTGACCCGTAACGGCGGCTCGCTCGCCGACGCGGGCTCGGTGTCGTACATGTTCTCCCGCAAGGGCGTGGTGATCGTCCCCAAGGCGGGCACCAGCGAGGACGACGTGATGATGGCGGTCCTCGACGCCGGTGCCGAGGAGGTCAACGACCTCGGTGAGGCGTACGAGGTGGTCTCCGAGCCGACCGACCTGATCGGTGTGCGCACCGCCCTCCAGGACGCCGGCATCGAGTACGAGTCGGCCGAGTCCTCCCTCATCCCCAGCATGAACGTGCCGCTGGACGCCGACGGCGCCCGCAAGGTCTTCAAGCTGATCGACGTCCTGGAGGACTGCGACGACGTGCAGAACGTCTACGCGAACTTCGACGTCTCCGACGAGGTGATGGCGGCCGTCGACGCCTGA